One Paroedura picta isolate Pp20150507F chromosome 16, Ppicta_v3.0, whole genome shotgun sequence genomic region harbors:
- the LOC143825242 gene encoding uncharacterized protein LOC143825242 → MPKPRKGSFWQRAEAEALLELVLQSKSVGRLMASTHCHTKGAYLVLASKLRERGYVRTWEQVRTKFKRLKLDFLNSLEQWGGIPQPSGRTVFHDQMVKIWEKAGKPPLDMRRHMATQSPSKLATAPEREEGEEEGPSTSGQAAAETVEARLRAMEARVTSLEAQVAELKGEIEQHRQQREAEELKKKEDEELFRRKVRGTVGRLCRRVRAMEGAGEGSGET, encoded by the exons atgccgaagccacggaagggctccttctggcagcgcgccgaggctgaggcacttctggagcttgtgctacaatcaaaaagtgttggccgcctaatggccagcacccattgccacaccaagggtgcctacctggtgttggcttcaaagctgagggagaggggctatgtccggacctgggagcaggtccggacaaaattcaagcgccttaagctggacttcctaaacagtctggaacagtggggggggatcccgcagccaagtgggaggacggtcttccacgaccagatggtgaaaatatgggagaaggctgggaagccccccctggacatgaggaggcatatgg ccacacaatcaccatccaagctggcaacagcacctgagcgtgaggagggggaggaagagggaccttccacctcgggacaggctgcag ctgaaactgtggaggcaaggctgcgtgccatggaggccagagttacttccctggaggctcaagtggcggagctgaaaggggagattgagcagcacaggcaacagagggaggcggaagagc ttaagaagaaggaggacgaagagctcttccggcgcaaagttagggggaccgtgggacggctgtgcaggagagttagggcgatggaaggggctggggaggggagcggtgagacctga
- the LOC143826335 gene encoding uncharacterized protein LOC143826335, giving the protein MIRCTLHLPPPFCSATSKSNMESSSQASSVPATGRGPTWRDAEIRDLIGIFSEEKIQDAFQSSHRNREVFEQVAIKMRALGHNRTGLECRSKTKTMRAEYMRAVNHNKGSGNEKVTCPYFEEQRQLYGDGEGSGRPKRVGRSLKVVRKPAAPVEEPPAEEDPGEGTSSSFRPPPPVQQRAAESVTLDLIAIVPGEPEEAPEQTPLASETQLPGTGPLESPAAPDVDSDSGASTNIDFIPGTQEEEQPRVLGPPARRRRIQIQDEVLSDEEEEPPLAPGSPPPRGALPAEERLTRERGRLRRVSVLTSVGERLLEHCYEESRRAAAADQAMLTLIAQEGRKLRAVLRETNQILREGVEEVRLIRRLMERAVAVMERAYPPQIAPPPPPTPTPPLPAPTPPTPSQNASTQTRRRTILGKRKIKPADKYSPS; this is encoded by the exons atgatccgttgcaccctgcacctcccaccaccattttgctcagctactagcaaaagcaacatggaatcgtcttctcaagcctcgtccgtccctgcaaccggccgtggcccaacttggagggacgcggagatcagggacctgatcgggattttctcggaggagaaaatccaggacgcgttccagtcctcccacaggaatagggaggtttttgaacaagtggctattaagatgcgcgccctgggccacaacaggaccggccttgaatgccggtcgaagaccaagacaatgagggcagagtacatgagagccgtgaaccataacaagggttccggcaacgaaaaggtgacctgcccctacttcgaggagcagcgccagctgtacggggacggggaaggatccggcaggccgaagcgcgtcggccggagccttaaggtggttcggaagccggctgccccggtcgaggaaccacccgctgaggaggatcccggcgagggaacctcctccagctttcgccctccaccccccgtccagcaacgagccgcggaatcggtaacgctggacctgatcgccatcgttcctggggagccagaggaggctcctgagcaaacgccccttgcctccg agacacagttgccagggacggggcccctagagtctccagcagcacctgacgtggatagtgattcgggggcatcaactaacattg atttcatacccggaacacaggaggaggaacagcctagggtgcttggacctcctgcccggcgcaggcggatacagattcaagatg aggttctttcagatgaggaggaggaaccacccctggctccaggcagcccaccacctagaggtgcgctcccagcagaggagaggcttacgagggaacgcggcaggctgaggcgcgtctccgtcttgacaagcgtgggagagaggctccttgagcactgctatgaggagtcacggcgtgccgcggccgctgaccaagccatgctcacactcattgcccaggaggggagaaaattgagggcagtccttagagagacaaaccaaatcctacgcgaaggcgtggaggaggtgcgtctgataaggagactcatggagagggctgtagcggtcatggaaagggcctaccctccacaaatcgcccccccaccaccacccacaccaacaccaccacttccagcacccaccccaccgactccctctcagaatgcctccacccaaacaagaaggaggactattctcggaaagagaaaaataaaaccagcagacaagtactccccctcctag
- the LOC143824976 gene encoding olfactory receptor 14A16-like, producing the protein MTNSSTVMTFHLLGFSDTWEQNVLYFILLLVIYLAALTANFLIISAVSLDQHLHTPMYFFLVNLSVVDLGSISVTIPNAMINSLLNTWEISYSGCVAQVYSLFFFLISDLFLLTGMAYDRYVAICDPLHYETVMDRTVCIKMATSAWVVGLLYSGLHTGSTFAITFCSNVINQFFCEIPQLLKVSCDNLYLIEVGVVVFSAFIVFSCFGFIIVSYVHIFKSVLKIPTTQGRNKAFSTCVPHLIVVSLFVSTGSFAYLKPVSHSPSDLDLVVAVLYSVVPPLMNPVIYTMRNRDIKAALWKILQCGIFSGREASFPVINLLPRHNLSKKKDFS; encoded by the coding sequence ATGACCAATTCCAGCACTGTTATGACTTTCCATCTTTTGGGTTTCTCTGACACCTGGGAGCAGAACGTATTGTACTTCATTTTGTTATTGGTGATTTATTTGGCAGCTCTGACTGCAAACTTCCTCATCATTTCAGCTGTGTCCCTGGACCAGCACTTACATACTCCTATGTACTTTTTCTTAGTGAATTTATCTGTGGTCGATCTGGGATCCATATCTGTCACCATCCCAAACGCCATGATTAATTCCCTCTTGAACACATGGGAGATTTCGTATTCTGGATGTGTCGCACAAGTGTATTCCTTGTTCTTTTTCTTGATATCAGACTTGTTCCTCCTCACAGGCATGGCCTATGACAGATATGTTGCCATCTGTGACCCACTACACTATGAGACAGTCATGGATAGAACAGTCTGCATCAAGATGGCAACCAGTGCATGGGTTGTTGGTCTTCTTTACTCAGGCTTACACACCGGCAGCACCtttgccatcaccttctgctccaacgtcatcaaccagttcttctgtgaGATCCCACAGCTACTGAAAGTGTCTTGTGACAATTTGTATCTCATTGAAGTTGGAGTTGTTGTTTTCAGTGCATTTATAGTCTTCTCGTGCTTTGGTTTCATAATTGTTTCATATGTGCACATTTTCAAGTCAGTGCTGAAAATCCCTACCACCCAGGGCAGGAACAAAGCATTCTCAACATGTGTCCCCCACCTTATTGTGGTCTCCTTGTTTGTCAGTACTGGAAGCTTTGCCTACCTGAAGCCCGTCTCCCATTCCCCTTCAGATCTGGATCTGGTGGTAGCTGTTCTGTATTCCGTGGTCCCTCCACTGATGAACCCAGTCATCTATACCATGAGGAACAGGGACATCAAAGCTGCACTATGGAAAATATTACAATGTGGCATTTTTTCAGGTAGAGAAGCAAGCTTTCCTGTTATCAATCTACTTCCAAGGCACAATTTATCAAAGAAGAAAGACTTTTCATAG